A stretch of DNA from Desulfosarcina ovata subsp. ovata:
CTCGGCCTGACCGGATTCGGTGCCTCCGCCCACCTGGTGCTCAAGATGGTCCGCCACCAATTCCCGGATGTGGCGGTCTACGTATTTGCCAGGAGTCCCGGCGAGCAGGAGTTTGCCCGCAGCCTGGGAGCCGTTTGGGCCGGGGACACCAAGGCCACGGCACCACAACCGCTGGACCGGATTATCGATACCACGCCGGCCTGGACGCCGGTGGTGGAGGCGCTCAGGAACCTCAGGCCCGGCGGCCGGCTGGTGATCAACGCCATCCGCAAGGAGGTGGCTGACCGTGAGGCCTTGCTCAACATGGATTACGCCACGCATCTGTGGCACGAGAAGGAGATCAAGAGTGTCGCCAACGTGGCCCGGACGGATGTCTCCCGTTTTCTGGATCTGGCCGACCGGATCCCCATCATTCCCGAGGTGGAGACCTTCGACCTGTCCGAGGCCAACCGGGCTCTGCTGGAGTTGAAGAACCGCAAAATCCGCGGAGCCAAGGTTCTGGTGATGGGACCACGCTGACGATGCCGCGCCTTTTTTTTCCGTCACCCTAAAGCATTTTCTGTAACTGGCCGATATACTTTGTAACTGCCGGAACGAAAACGATTTATCCCCATGTCCATATGGAGAATCCGCCGTGGGATCATTTATCGCCAACGGTTTCAAATTGATCAGCAGGCTGGATCGCGATATCGGCGTTGTGATCGACAACTGCCTGGGGTTTCTCTATTCCATGAACCTGATGCACGAGATGCGCCGGGAGATCGGCCAGATCGAATCGGAACTGTACGACATGGTCTACCTGGGCCGTACGCCGGCCGGTTGCGAGTTCAAGGAAAACCTTTTCCGGTTGCGTATTCTCCCGCTGATGAAACGGTTGGCCCCGGCAGGATATTACTTCGGGATCGACCCGGAATCGCGGGTGTTGCTCGGATACTGGCCGCAGCCCTCCGGCGTCTCGGAGCTTGATACCGGCACATCCCTTGATGATGTCGCCGAACCAACGGCGTTGCCCATCGATCACAGCTTGCCGTAATCCCTTGACACACCGTTTTGCCCCATTGTACTCCTGTCCATGAATCAAATGGGGTCTGTTCCCGTTTGCCCGCGCAACCAACCGCTATCGTTTCGCTGAAACGAAGGGGGCCGCGTGTTCACCCACCGCGATCTGTTTTTTGTGATTGGCTGGTTTTGTCTGGGATGGGTCATGCTTCTGCCGGCCATCGCCGGTGCCGGGGTGCGCGAGCCGGCCTGGGCCGGCTCCTTTTACCCGAAAACCCGCCTGGAACTGAGCCGACAACTGGACCGCCTGCTGACCCGGGCCGGCTTGGCGGAGAAAAGCGGCCACCCGCGGCGCGGTCTGCGGGCGCTGATCATGCCCCACGCCGGGTATGCCTATTCCGGCCTTACGGCGGCCCATGCCGCTGCGGCCATCCAGCGGGATGCCTTTGATCGTGTGATTCTGATGGGGCCGGATCACCGTGTGGGATTCTCCAATGCGGCATTGACCGAAGCCTCCCACTGGCGCACGCCCCTTGGCGACGTGCCGGTGGGCAGCCATACGTTGCGCCAGCGTTGGCCGGCGCTGTTCACCACGATCCCGGCATCGGACCGGCGGGAACACAGCTTGGAGGTGATCCTGCCATTTCTGCAGGTCCGCCTGTCGACATTCGAACTGATTCCCGTGGTGATGGGGCCCTGTGATGCCAACCGGATGGCCCGCGCCATCGCGTCGCTGATCAACGGCCCGCGTACGTTGCTGGTGATCAGTGCCGATCTGTCCCATTACCTGCCCGATGACGCCGCCGTGAAGCGCGACCACGCGACGTTGGACCGGATCTTGGCGCTGGATCCGGACTGGCTGTCGGATCAGGAAAATCGAACCTGCGGCCGTTATCCAATCGGCGTGCTGCTGACCCTGGCCCGTGAGCGTCACTGGCGGCCGGAACTGCTGCACTACGCCAACAGTGGCGACACTGCCGGCACCAAAGATGCCGTTGTGGGCTACGCGGCGGTTGCTTTTTATGGAGAAGAGACCATGCAGACTCAGTCCGAATCCCGCCCCCTGCTGGATTCCCGGCAGGGCGTCGCCCTGGTAACCCTGGCCCGGCAGACCTTGCTGCGCCATTTCAACGATCCCATCGATGCGACCGACGAACAGATCCTGGCCTCGCTGCTTGACGATGCGGCCCTCAAGGCAAAAAGCGGCACCTTTGTGACCCTGAAAATCGATAACCAGTTGCGCGGCTGCATCGGCAGCCTCTCTGCTCGGGGATCGATTGTCGACGGGGTCCGTGACAACGCCCTGAATGCGGCCTTTCACGATCCCCGCTTTCCGCCCTTGAGCAGAAAGGAGCTGGATCAGGTGCACATCGAGGTGAGCGTGCTTACCGATCCGGTGCCGCTGGATTACAGCGATGGAGATGATCTTCTGGTCAAGCTGCGGCCGGGGATCGACGGGGTGATCATTCGCCGAGGGTACGCCAGTGCCACCTTTTTGCCCCAGGTGTGGGAGCAGTTGCCGCGCCCGGACCAGTTTCTTTCCAACCTCTGCATGAAAGCCGGACTGCCGGCCGGCCAGTGGCGCCAGGGGGATCTGGAGGTTCAGACCTATCAGGTTCAATACTTCGAAGAGACACGCTGACGGCGGTGTCCGTGGCGTGGTGGTGACCACGGGCATTGCGTCGGTGCCCGCCCAGCTGGTTTTTGTCCGGGAATACCTGGCCCAGTTTCAGGGCAATGAGATCGTCATTGCTCTGATCTTCTTCTGCTGGCTGATGTTCGGCGGTGTGGGGACGGCCCTGGCCCGGGGATGGGGCAACCCAACCCCTTCGGCCTCCCCAACCACCCTGGCCATGCTCTCATCCCTTTTGGCCGTGTTGGCGGTGGGGCAGGTCGTGGCCATCCGATGGTTGCGCGACCTGATTTTTCTGCATGGGGTGTCGGTGGGGTTCTACTCCACCCTGGGTTTCGTTGGGCTGACCCTCTGGCCCTATGCGGTTCTGGTGGGGTTTGTCCTGCCATACAGCCTGCGGGTTGCCCGACAGCAAACCGCCGACTATCCCGGCAACCGCATCTACATGGCCGATAATGCCGGAGATGTGGCCGGTGGGGCGATTTTTTCGATTGGCCTGGTTTTTTGGCTGACGCCACTGCAGGTGATTCTTGCCGTGCATCTGCCGCTTCTGGCCGCGCTTTTCCGGTTGCAGGGAAGCATGCGCCGCCGAACCATCGCCGGCATCCTCGTGGCCATGCTGACCCTGGGGGCCGGGGTGGCCTGGGAACGGGAGACGCTGCCCGACCGGAACGGCCGGCGGGTGTTTTATGCCGAGAGCCGTTACGGTCGCATCGAAGTGGTCGATAACGAAGGTGAAATCACTCTCTTCAACGACGGCCAGCCGGGCATTTCGTCCCAGGATCCGGCCCTGGCGGAAGAACTGGTTCACTTCCCGCTGGCCCAGGTTGCCCACCCCCGACGGCTGCTGCTGGTCTCCACGGTGGGGGGCATGATGGCCGAGGTGATCAAATACCATCCCGAAATGATCGATTATGTGGAGCTGGATCCCCTTGCCGCCCGGCTGCAACACGAATATGGGCTGGTGGCATCCATTCCCGGTCTGAAGATCATTGCCGATGACGCCCGGGCCTACCTGATGAAGACATCGGTGGCCTACGATGCCATCCTGGTGAATTTGTCGGAGCCGGACACCTACCAGGTAAACCGTTTTTTCACCGCCGGTTTCTTTGCCCTGGCCAAGGCCCATCTCGTGCCGGGCGGCGTGTTGAGCTTTGCCGCCGAGGGGGTGGCCGATTACGTCTCCCCGACGCGGCAGCGCCAACTCTCCTGCCTGGCCAATACGGCCGCTCGATTTTTCAGCCAGGTCACACTCATGCCGGGGCAGCGTCTGATCTTCCTTTGCCGGGATGGCCCGGTTCGAACGGACATTCCGTTGCTTCTGAAAGCGAAATCCATCCCCACTGCGTATATCCAGCGCTACTTCAGCGGCGACCTGACCGATGCGCGGATTCGTCAGATCAATGCCCTGGTGAACACCGCCACACCGCTCAATCTGGATTTCAATCCCTATCTGATGCGGATGGCCTTTGTCGGCTGGCTGGTGCGCCACGGTGAATCACCGCTCTGGTTCGGGGTGGCCCTGGCCCTGGCGACACTGTTCTACCTGACCCGCATTTCTCGCCCCCAATGGGTGCTGCTCACCTCCGGCGGCATCAATATTGGTGCGGAAATGGTGGCCATCTTTACCTTTCAGGTCCTTTACGGTTATATTTATCTTGAGCTCGGAATGCTGGTGACCGTTTTCCTGGCCGGCCTGTTGCCGGGTGCCTGGACCGGGGGCCGGTTCGGCGGAGACCGGCGCCGCGCATTGATGATGGCGGATCTGCTTTTAGGCGTGCTGCTGGTGCTGTTTGCCCTGCTTCTCATTTTCGCCCGGCAGGCCCTGTCCGTCCCGCTCCTATATTTTTTCGGACTGCTGATCTCCTTTTTTTGTGGGTTCCAGTTTCCCCTGGCGCTACGGGTTGCCGGAGATGGTACCGTTGCTGCCGCGCGAAGCTTTTCCGCGGACCTGTTGGGCGCAGCCGGTGGCGTTTTACTGGTCAGCCTGATGCTGATTCCCTTTCTGGGACTCATTGGGGCGACCTTTTGCCTGGCTGGCATCAAAATGATCAGCCTGGTGGTGGCGGGAACGATCGATGAAACCGCTTAACCGACGACAGTTCATGCTGACCGCTGCGGCGGGATTGTGCAGCGCGGCGACCGGCCATGCCGGATGGCCCTTTTCCGGTGGCGGCAATTCCGTCGATGATATCCGGGGGCACATCTTCAAACAGGACGCACCGGCAGCGTTGTGGAAATGGTCGACCACCGCCCTCTATTTCAAGCGGTTGGATAAAGATGCCGTTATGTGCACCCTGTGCCCCAACCGTTGCCGGTTATCGCCGGGTGACCGTAGCGTCTGCCGCAGTCGGGTGAACCTGGGGGGCACCCTGTACAGCCTGGCTTACGGCAATGCCTGCTCGGCCAATCTCGATCCCATCGAAAAGAAGCCGCTGTATCATTTTCTGCCGGCTACGTGGGTGTTTTCCATCGCTGCTGCCGGGTGCAATTTCCGTTGCCTCAATTGCCAGAATTGGGAGATCTCCCAGTCCCGGCCGGAAGATGTGCGCCACATGGAGCTGTTTCCCGAGGCCGTTGTTGCGGCGGCCGAACAAAGCGCCAGCACCGCCATTGCCTATACCTACAGCGAACCGACCACCTTTTACGAGTACATGATCGACACGGCGCGCCTGGCTCGTGCCAAGGGGTTGAAAAACGTCTGGGTGTCAAACGGTTACATCAATCGGGAGCCGCTGCTGGCCCTTTGTAACGTCCTGGACGGAGCCAACGTGAACCTCAAGTCCATCAGCGATGCAATTTATCGGCGACTGAACGGTGGACGCTTGCAACCGGTGCTGGATACCTTCGTTACCTTACACCGGCAGGGGGTTCATTTTGAAATGACCCACCTGGTGGTTCCGGGATATGGGGACACCATTGAGATGATCCAGCGCATGTGCGCCTGGATTTTGGAGAATTTGGGGCCTGACCACCCCCTTCACCTGCTGCGATTTTTTCCCCGCTACCGGCTGGATCGGTTGTCACCCACCCCGGTGGCGACCCTGATCCATTTCCGTGAACAGGCCCTGGCCGAGGGGCTGCATTATGTCTATTTGGGAAACGTGCCGGGACATGCGGGCAACCATACCTACTGCCACCAGTGCAAACGGTTGCTTGTGGAGCGGCAGGGCTACCGTATCCCGACCCTGAACATCAAGGCCGGCCACTGCCGATTCTGCGGGACGCCGATTCCCGGCGTGTGGCCTGAGGATGGTACTTGAGGGAGGATCAGTGGTCCTTTTGCGTAGCAAAATGGTGGATAAACTGATTAATCCGGTCCATCTGGTGCGTGGTGACATTTTCGAAGCAGACACTGCGCCGGGTATGGAATTTCCCGGGCATCCCGATGCCGCTGTCGGCAGCAATGTCCGCGATGGTTCGGCAGTGTAGCCCATCCATGAAAATTTCCCCATCCGGTGTCATGATGGAGAGCCAGTCCGGAAGATGACCCGAGCGGGAATCCATCTCGTGTCCGTAGGCCAACCCCCCCGCGCTGATATCGATCAGGCTGCAACGCTCGTAAGGGTACGTCTGGGAAACCACAAACGCGCCCGCCGGTGCGGCATAGCGAGGGGACCGGCGGCGTTCTGTGGATGCGGGTGTGGTTAATACACGGCGGATGGTTTCCGCCAAATGCTGCATTCCCACCGGTTTCATGATCAGGGCCTGGATTCCCAGTGATTGGGCATTGTCTTCGCTGATTTGCTCGTTGTATCCGGTGCAGAGAATAATCGGAAGATCGGTGCGTGTCCGTTTGACCGCTTTGCTCAGGCCGGTTCCCGTTATTCCCGGCATGGTCATGTCGGTAATGAGCAGGTCGAAACGGCCCGGATCGGCCAGAAAGGCATCCAATGCCGTGTTGCTGCTGGTGTACGCCGTGACGGTGTAGCCCAGTTGTTCCAGTATTTGCCGCATCATGTCCACGAGCATCTCTTCGTCATCGACGATCATGATGTGCTCATGGCCTCCCGGCAGTCCCTGCTGATCGAATGTTGACGGATCGATGCTTGCCGGCATGTCGGCGACCGGCAGATAGAGTTGAAACTCGGTGAAACGACCCGGGCGGCTGAATGCACGGATCGTCCCTCCGCTGCTCTTGATGATGCCATGGACGACGGAAAGTCCCATGCCGGTGCCTTTGCCGGTCTCTTTGGTGGTGAAATAGGGGTCGAAAATCCGGTCGATGATTTCTTTTTCGATTCCGTGGCCGGTGTCGGCGACCACCAGTCTGGCGTAGTTGCCGGGAATGAGGTTATCCAAATCGGCGGCGGATAGGCTGTCCAGCGTCACCGGTTCAAGGCGAACCGAGAGTACACCGCCGTCGGGTTCCATGGCATGGGCGGCATTGGTGCACAGGTTGAGCATGACCTGATGAATCTGTGTGGCATCGGCGATGGTGGTGCATTGGGTGTCACAGACGTTCCGTTCAATGGAAATATTGGTGGGCAGGGATGCCCGCATCAGTTTCAGGGACTCCGTGATGACCGTATTGAGCCGTATGGGTTTGCATCCGGATTCCTCCTTGCGGCTGAAGCTGAGCAGCTGCTGGATCATTTCGCGGGCGCGCAGGCTGGCCGTAACGATCCGTTCCAGATTGAGCCGCGTCGGCTCACCGCAGGGCATATCGGCCAGGGCCAGTTCCGTGTTGCCCAGAATGATGCTCAGGACATTGTTGAAATCATGAGCGATGCCGCCGGCCAGGGTGCCGATGGCTTCCATTTTCTGGGACTGGCGCAGTTGATTCTTCAGTTTGCGTTTTTCGATCTCAAAACAGATGTTTTCACGCTGCATCTGCCTCTGCTTCAATACGTTTTCAACTCGGATCATCAGCTCTTCGGGTTCGAACGGTTTTCGTACGTAATCGCTGGCCCCTTTGCGAATGGCCTTGATGGCCGAATCCACGGAGGCCTCACCGGTGACCATGATAAAGGCTGCGTCACAGCGTTCCCGGTCGACGGAATCGAGAATTTCAAAGCCGGTCATTTCGGGCATGATCACATCCAGGATAACCAGATCAGGCAGGTCGGCATGGATCAATGTAAGGGCATGCCGGGAATTGGTCGTGGTCTGGATCTGGTAGCTGCCGGCGCCCAGTATGGCTTTGATGCTTTCGGCCATCAGGAGATCATCGTCGCAGATCAATATTCGGGGTTGGGACTCCATGCAACGCTCGCTTTTATGGGGTTAACTCCAGAACAGTGGCATTTTTTTCAACGGGTTTGACGTTTGAAGATTCAGTTTCCAGCAGCATTCAAATCTATTCCATCGGCGTTTTCGTTATGGCCTTGACATCCTTTTTGGATGGACCTGTTGGAAAATTGATCGAGGCCTGTGGAACGGGAGCATCCGCGACTGGTATGGCTTCATGGGCCGCCATCGCCAACTGTTTCTCCGGTATACCTACCGTCATTCCTAATCGTTTGGTAACGCACCGACAGGTTTCCGATAACGAATGAGCGAGGCCGGCCGGTCGATTGGCCGCCCGTACGAGTTGTACGAGGGACAGGGCAATATTGATCAGTGAAAGGAACCGGTATGCATATTGGAATGCATCCACTTGATACCCTGCGAAGTAATTCAGTAGCAATCTGCACGGCAACAGCCAGTTTCGTTCCGATTTTGTCAGGTATACTGCAGGTGTAACTGGCGTAAGTCTATGTTTATCTGGCCATCTTGTCAACTGCCGATGGCGATGGACCAGCAATCATGGCCGGTTTCGGATGGTCAACCCGGTGTGGATCGTCCACGGTGGACAAAAGAAGTGGATAGAAAGAGGGAAGCTTTGCGGGGTCAGCCCGGTTTTTTTTCAACCAGGTCGAAGATGACTTCCCTCAACTTGAGAGAAAAGGTTTCGGGAACCTGCTGGCGCTGCAGATGGCGGCACAGGTCCACGGTCTGTTTCAGGGTTTCCAGGCACACCTGGCAGGGTTTGCACGATTCGATGTGAGCTTCGATATCGCGGCAGGTGGGAGGGTCCAGTTCCCTGTCAATATACTCGGAAAGACGTTCAAAGAGTGCGATGCAGCCCTGATGGGCATGCTTCGGATTATTACGTTTCATAATAGGTCCTCAATGCTTCTCTTAGAAAAAGTCGTGCCCGATGCAACCTCACCTTGATGTTGCTGGGCGTCAGGTCCAGTATCTCCGCTGCTTCCTGGGTGCTGAATCCTTCCACATCCCGTAAAACGATGACCAGTCGATATTTTTCAGGAAGCTCCAGCAAGGCGTTGCGGATGATTCCGCCCAGCTCTTCATCAAGTACCTGGGTCAACGGTTGCGATGCCCAACTGGGAACCTCCTTACTCACGGCGCTTTCGTCTGCCGGCAAAAATTCATCCAGCGAGAGTTCTCTTTCAGGGGCAAACTTGGATCGGCGTTTTTTTTTCAGGCAGGCGCTGGTGGCGACCCGGTACAACCAGTTCTTGAATTTGGTCTCGTAACGAAATCCCTTCAGATACCGAAAGACATTTAAGAAGGTATCCTGGACCATGTCTTCGGCATCACTGGGGTTGCCGCACATTCGCAGACCAAAATTGTACAGGCTTTTTTCGTAACGCCTGACCAGTTCAAAAAACAGCTCCTGGCGTCCGTCGTTGATCGATCGAATCAGCTCTGCGTCATTATCGTTGTTTTTTGGTGGGTCCGACGGATTCGGCATTGTTTTTTTTGCTTGTCACCTGACAGGCATCGCGCATTCATGTGGTGATGCCCAGTTTCGGTAGAATGTAGGCCTGGAGCAGTACCCAGATGCCCAGGACTGCCAGAAGTGTCAGTATCTCTTTCATTGTTGCCCCTCCCGTCAGATCGTGTTCGTCCACAGATGACCCATTGCCCGATATCGGTGTTGCTAAGCCGTAATGAGACGGGCAGGGGGATGGGGTTACAACCCGATGCCGCGAACGGGGTTGCGGCAAAACGTCTATAGAACAGGGTTAATGTCGGGCCTTGATGCTGCCGGCATCGATGCCGTATTTTTTTATTTTGTAATGGATCGCCCGCCGGCTGATGCCCAGTACCTCTGCGGCTTCTTTCTGGATGCCGCCGGTCTGTTCGAGCGCCCGAAGAATGGTGTTTTTTTCACTCTCTTCCAAAGAGAGGCAGTCCTCATCGGCCACCACGGCGCTGCAGGTGTCCTCGATGCCCATGAGGTGAAAATCGTCAGGTAGCAGGGTCCTGTCCCGGCACAGGACGATCCCCCCTTCGATGGCATTTTTCAGCTCCCGGACATTGCCCGGCCATGGGTAGTCGCACAGCCAATCCATCGTTTCCGTGGGGATGTCGACGGCGGGCACGTTGTGCTGCTGGCAGTAATGCCGGGCAAAATGGTCTACCAGAGAGGGAATGTCGGCCTTGCGTTCCCTCAGGGGAGGGATGGTGAGGGTCACCACCCGGAGGCGAAAAAAAAGATCCTCCCTGAACCGACCGGCCTTGATGGCTTCGCCCAGATCCGCATTGGTGGCCGCGATAATCCGGCAGTCCACGGCGGTTCCCTTGAGTCCGCCGATTCTGCGGATGGTCCGGTCCTCGATAAAACGGAGCAGCCGGATTTGCATTTCGTGAGAGATATTGCCAATTTCGTCCAGAAAAAGGGTGCCCGTATCCGCGGTCTCGATCAGCCCTTTCTTATCGCTTACGGCATGGGTAAACGATCCCTTGACATGACCAAAGAGTTCGCTTTCCAGCAGTCCGGCGGGTGTCGCTCCGCAATCGACAACCACAAACGGTTTTTTTCGCCGGGGGCCCAGCCGATGAATCCGATTGGCAATACGTTCCTTTCCAACGCCACTTTCCCCCAGGAGCAGCACATTGACACTGCTGTTGGCCACTTTCTTAACCAACCCGTGCAGGTTCTTCATCGCCGGGCTTTTCACCGGATCTTCTTCCTCCATGTCGGCTGCCATATCCACCGGCGGAGGGGCTCCCGGAATCTGGAACTCCTTCAGAATGGTCTGGATCTTTTCGGTCAGTGTTTTTCCATCAAAAGGCTTTTCCACGTAATCGACAGCCCCTGATTTCACGGCATTAACGGCATCGGGGACGTTGGCGTAAGCCGTCAGGAAAATCACCGGAAGACCGGGCTGCGTCTGGATGATTTCGGATAGCAGGGTCATGCCGTCCATCTCGGGCATTTTGATATCGGAAACCACCAGGTCGATTTGATGCGACTTCAGGATCTGAAGGGCCTGGCGGCCGTTGTCGGCTTTGTGAACGGAAAGCCCGCAACTGGACAAGCGTGCATCTATAACTTCAAGGACATTGCGATCGTCGTCAACAACCAGGACGGATTGGGAGGAAATATTATCTTTCATGGTTACTCACTTGGTGCCGAGATTTCCGTCTTTTTTTTCTGAATATTCTGATCGATGGCTTCCAGTGCCTTGATTTTTTCCTTGAGCGATTGGTTTTCGACCATAACGTCATCCAGCTGGCGCTGCAATTCGGCGGTCTGTTCCGCTTTTTTCTTTAAAACCGCAAGTTCGGCCTTGAGCTTTTCTATTTCCATGCAGCTTTCAGCACTCGTCGGGGCGGTGGTGGATGCCTTGGATGGTGGGATCATAAGGGCTTGCAGAAGGTGTTTGGGGATCATGCGCAATACCAAAGCGTCGATGAGGACTGGATCCAACGCTTCCCGCGTTTCGGACATCGAGTCGATAAACTGCTGCCAATGACCGATCTCAGCAGTGTATTCTGCCGGGGTTTCAGCCAGGATCAGGCGGCAGCAGATTTCCCCCAGTCTCGCTTTGCGGGCAATTCTCGGACTGGCGCTGGTGCTTGCCAGGG
This window harbors:
- the amrB gene encoding AmmeMemoRadiSam system protein B — protein: MFTHRDLFFVIGWFCLGWVMLLPAIAGAGVREPAWAGSFYPKTRLELSRQLDRLLTRAGLAEKSGHPRRGLRALIMPHAGYAYSGLTAAHAAAAIQRDAFDRVILMGPDHRVGFSNAALTEASHWRTPLGDVPVGSHTLRQRWPALFTTIPASDRREHSLEVILPFLQVRLSTFELIPVVMGPCDANRMARAIASLINGPRTLLVISADLSHYLPDDAAVKRDHATLDRILALDPDWLSDQENRTCGRYPIGVLLTLARERHWRPELLHYANSGDTAGTKDAVVGYAAVAFYGEETMQTQSESRPLLDSRQGVALVTLARQTLLRHFNDPIDATDEQILASLLDDAALKAKSGTFVTLKIDNQLRGCIGSLSARGSIVDGVRDNALNAAFHDPRFPPLSRKELDQVHIEVSVLTDPVPLDYSDGDDLLVKLRPGIDGVIIRRGYASATFLPQVWEQLPRPDQFLSNLCMKAGLPAGQWRQGDLEVQTYQVQYFEETR
- the amrS gene encoding AmmeMemoRadiSam system radical SAM enzyme, producing the protein MKPLNRRQFMLTAAAGLCSAATGHAGWPFSGGGNSVDDIRGHIFKQDAPAALWKWSTTALYFKRLDKDAVMCTLCPNRCRLSPGDRSVCRSRVNLGGTLYSLAYGNACSANLDPIEKKPLYHFLPATWVFSIAAAGCNFRCLNCQNWEISQSRPEDVRHMELFPEAVVAAAEQSASTAIAYTYSEPTTFYEYMIDTARLARAKGLKNVWVSNGYINREPLLALCNVLDGANVNLKSISDAIYRRLNGGRLQPVLDTFVTLHRQGVHFEMTHLVVPGYGDTIEMIQRMCAWILENLGPDHPLHLLRFFPRYRLDRLSPTPVATLIHFREQALAEGLHYVYLGNVPGHAGNHTYCHQCKRLLVERQGYRIPTLNIKAGHCRFCGTPIPGVWPEDGT
- a CDS encoding response regulator, with the protein product MESQPRILICDDDLLMAESIKAILGAGSYQIQTTTNSRHALTLIHADLPDLVILDVIMPEMTGFEILDSVDRERCDAAFIMVTGEASVDSAIKAIRKGASDYVRKPFEPEELMIRVENVLKQRQMQRENICFEIEKRKLKNQLRQSQKMEAIGTLAGGIAHDFNNVLSIILGNTELALADMPCGEPTRLNLERIVTASLRAREMIQQLLSFSRKEESGCKPIRLNTVITESLKLMRASLPTNISIERNVCDTQCTTIADATQIHQVMLNLCTNAAHAMEPDGGVLSVRLEPVTLDSLSAADLDNLIPGNYARLVVADTGHGIEKEIIDRIFDPYFTTKETGKGTGMGLSVVHGIIKSSGGTIRAFSRPGRFTEFQLYLPVADMPASIDPSTFDQQGLPGGHEHIMIVDDEEMLVDMMRQILEQLGYTVTAYTSSNTALDAFLADPGRFDLLITDMTMPGITGTGLSKAVKRTRTDLPIILCTGYNEQISEDNAQSLGIQALIMKPVGMQHLAETIRRVLTTPASTERRRSPRYAAPAGAFVVSQTYPYERCSLIDISAGGLAYGHEMDSRSGHLPDWLSIMTPDGEIFMDGLHCRTIADIAADSGIGMPGKFHTRRSVCFENVTTHQMDRINQFIHHFATQKDH
- a CDS encoding anti-sigma factor family protein, coding for MKRNNPKHAHQGCIALFERLSEYIDRELDPPTCRDIEAHIESCKPCQVCLETLKQTVDLCRHLQRQQVPETFSLKLREVIFDLVEKKPG
- a CDS encoding RNA polymerase sigma factor, translating into MPNPSDPPKNNDNDAELIRSINDGRQELFFELVRRYEKSLYNFGLRMCGNPSDAEDMVQDTFLNVFRYLKGFRYETKFKNWLYRVATSACLKKKRRSKFAPERELSLDEFLPADESAVSKEVPSWASQPLTQVLDEELGGIIRNALLELPEKYRLVIVLRDVEGFSTQEAAEILDLTPSNIKVRLHRARLFLREALRTYYET
- a CDS encoding sigma-54-dependent transcriptional regulator yields the protein MKDNISSQSVLVVDDDRNVLEVIDARLSSCGLSVHKADNGRQALQILKSHQIDLVVSDIKMPEMDGMTLLSEIIQTQPGLPVIFLTAYANVPDAVNAVKSGAVDYVEKPFDGKTLTEKIQTILKEFQIPGAPPPVDMAADMEEEDPVKSPAMKNLHGLVKKVANSSVNVLLLGESGVGKERIANRIHRLGPRRKKPFVVVDCGATPAGLLESELFGHVKGSFTHAVSDKKGLIETADTGTLFLDEIGNISHEMQIRLLRFIEDRTIRRIGGLKGTAVDCRIIAATNADLGEAIKAGRFREDLFFRLRVVTLTIPPLRERKADIPSLVDHFARHYCQQHNVPAVDIPTETMDWLCDYPWPGNVRELKNAIEGGIVLCRDRTLLPDDFHLMGIEDTCSAVVADEDCLSLEESEKNTILRALEQTGGIQKEAAEVLGISRRAIHYKIKKYGIDAGSIKARH